Part of the Thermovirga sp. genome is shown below.
TCCAGCCATTCCATGCTCTCCGTGTCGAGGTGGTTGGTGGGTTCGTCCAGGAGGAGGGCATCGGGCCTGGAAAGAAGGATGGAAGCCAGCGATACGCGCATCTTCCACCCCCCGGAAAATTCGCCCGTTCCGCGCTCCAGGTCCTCCCGCCGAAAACCCAGACCTTTCAGGACCTTCCCCGCCATGGCTTCGAAACCGTAGGCGTCCAAGGCTTCGTAAGAGTGCATGAGCCTCTCGTGCCTGGCCAGGAGGGAGGTTCTATCCCCGGAATGGGGTTTCAGTTCGGACAGTCTGTGGCGCACCTCCGAAAGGTCCCTCTCGATGCGGCCGATCCCGGCCGTCTCCTTGAGGAGTTGCAGGAGAGGCGCGTCGCCGATCTCGACGAGGTCCTGGGGCAGGTATCCCAGGCGTCGCCGCGAGGAAAGGGAGATCTCCCCCAGGTCGGGGGAGATCTCACCTGCGATAAGGCGGAAAAGGGTGGTTTTGCCGGCCCCGTTGTCGCCGACGATCCCCACCCGGGCTCCCCGGGGGACCGCCAGGGACATTTTGTCGAAAACTCTCCTCCCGCCGAGGGTAAGGGTTATGTTGACGCAACGTATCAAGGGATTACCGGGGCTCGTCCTCGAAGGGATCGAAACCGGGCCGGTATATCAGCACCGAGCAGTGGGCGTGCCGGGCTACGTTCGTGGTGGTGCTGCCCACCATCAACTGCGGTATGCCGCTGATGCTCTTGAAGCCGATGACGACCAGGTTGAAGTCGTGCTTCTTCGCCGTCTCGATGATGACCTCGGCGGAATTGCCCTGGGCGACGATGATCTCGTGTTCGTGCTTCGGCAGATCGGGGCGCTTTTCCTCGGCCACCTTGATGAGGTACCGGATCTTCTTGCGGGCGCTCTCCTCCGCCTCCTTTGCCCAGTCGGGGTTGACCCAGGTGCCGTACCCTTTCCAGATGAGCGAACTGGGCAGCACGTTGATGAAAGCCACCTCGGCATCCAGCCGGTGGGCCAGGGAGTGACCGTACTCAACCAGGTGATCGGCCATCCTGGTCATGTCAATGCAGTCGAGTATCTTCTTCGGCATGGTGACCCCTCCTGTCTTGAGTCTTGTACCAGGATTATACGATACAAAACCGTTATTGAAGACGGTTAAGTCCTCGATACCTTATACTTGTAAACGCAGGTTTTGCTGCAAGAGAGCTGAAAGGAGGGTTCTCCCCTGGGTCCGTCGAGCCTCTTCAACCATGTCCTGGGCCCCGTAATGCACGGCCCGTCGAGCTCCCACACGGCCGCGTCCTTCCATATAGGGAGGATGGCCAGGTCAGCCCTGGGCGAAAGTCCGGTGGAGGCGGACTTCGCCTTCGACCCGGGCGGCTCCTACGCGGAGGTGTACCGGCAGCAGGGGAGCGACAGGGCCTTCGCCATGGGGGCCATGGGTCGGGACATAACCGACCCGGCGTTTTCGGTCGCCCTCGAGACCGTCCAAAAGGAGGGGATCGATCTTTCCTTTACGATCAGATCGCTGGAGGATAAGGATCACCCCAACGCCGTCGAGGTGGTCCTGGCGGGTGCCTCGGGCAGGAAGGTCGCCCTTTGCGCCAGGTCGGTGGGCGGCGGCGCCGTGGAGATCACCTCCATCGAAGGCATCGACCTCTCCATCCACGGCGGCGCCTGGGAACTGGTGGTCCTCGCCGGGGAGGAGTCTTTGCCCCGCCTGAGGTCTGAAGCGGAAGGGCTTTCGCTCGCTCCTTCCTTCCCACGCGAAAAGCCCCATCTCGGCCTGGTAGCCTTCCACGCTTCCTGCCTCGACCGACCCTCCGAAGGATTGCTCGAAAGGATTCGCTCCGATGCCGGGGTGAGGGGCCTCTGGCTCGTGGAGCCCGTCTTCTTCCCTATCCGCGGTGAGCCCCTGTTCAGAAGCGGTTCGGAGATGGTCTCCTACGCCGAAAGGGAGGGGGTGACCCTCGGCGGGGCGGGGTTGCGCTACGAGTCGGCCCTGCTCGGCCTGGCGCCGGGCGAGGTCGAGGACGAAATGATCAGGCGTTACCGCATCATGGAGGAGTCCGTAAGGGCGGGAATCTCCGGTGAAGGCCTCGTCATGAGGCTGATGGACCCCGTCGCCGGCGACATCATGGAGGCCGAATCCCGGGGCGGCCTGGCCCTCGGGGGACTCCACACCAGGGCCGCGGCCACGGCCCTGGCCGCCATGCACGTGAACGCCGCCGGGGGGCTGGTCTGTGCCGCTCCGACGGGAGGGTCCGCCGGCACGATACCCGGCGTGGTGGTGACGTTGAGGGAGGAGATGGGCCTTCCGGAGGGGGAGATCGCCAGGTTTCTCTTCGCGGCCTCCTCCATAGGGCTGGTGATATCGGAGAGGGCCACCTTCGCCGCCGAGGTGGCGGGATGCCAGGTCGAGATAGGCGCCGCCGGTGCGATGGCCGCCGCCGGCGTAGTGGAGTACGCTGGCGGGAGCGCCGCCCAGGCCTGCGATGCCGCCGCGATATTCCTTCAGAACTGGATGGGTTCCGTTTGCGACCCCGTCCAGGGTTTCGTGGAGATACCCTGCCACACGAGGAACGCCGTCGCCTCTTCCGAGGCCTTTGTCTGCGCCGACCTGGTGCTGGGGGGTTATGTCAACCCGGTGCCCTTGGACGAGACCGTGGACGCCGTCCTGTCGGTGGGAAGGATGCTGCCCAGGGAGCTCCGCTGCACCGTCCTCGGCGGGCTGTCGCTTTGTCCCTCGGCGAGGGCGCTCAAGGCCAGGGGCGACTTTCAGGCCCCTCAGGCGTAGCGGCGGATCTCCTCCAGGGTTTTCCGCTGCTTAGGGGCAGGGCCGTTCTCCTTCGGGTAGCCGAGGCAGATCAGGAGGTCGACCCTGGCCCTACCGGGCAGCCCGAGGACTTTTTTTACGGACCGTTGGTCGAACCACCCCATGATGCAACTACCGACCCCCTCCTCGGCGGCCTGGAGCAGGAGGTGTTCGCAGGCCATACCGATATCGATGAGGGTGAAGTCCACGCCCTTTACGAAACCGCCCCACCGGGCGGCTGTCTTGGCTTTTTCCCTGATGACGGCGATGTGGACGGGAGCCTCCCTGGCGAAGGAGTTTATGGAATGGAGGCCCGTGTAGGCCGCTTCGACAAATTCCCGCCGGATAGGGGGGGCATCGATCACGAGGAAGCTCCAGGGCTGGGAGTTGCAGGCCGACGGAGCGAGCCGGGCTGCCTCGAGGCAGCGGTCGATCACCTCCCTTGGTACCGGGTCGCTCCTGTAGGAGCGGACACTTCTTCGTTTTCGCACCAGTTCGAGAAAAGCCATGGCCACCTCCACGTACTGCCGGTTTTTCTCTTCCTTCCCTGTCGTCCCGGTTCTCTTGTACCATTTAAACCCATAATTCGGCAAGGAGGTTTTTCAGACGATGCCCAGGGAGACCTACCCCATGTTGCTGGTGATAGCGATGAGCGCCGCGGCGGCCCTCTTCATGGTCAGGGGTTCCAGGCCGCTGGCGCGCAAGGCCCTGAGGCTGGCGGGACTTGTCATCCCCCTGGCCGTCTTTCCCTTGTGGGGAGCGGGGGCGTACAGGATCTGCAATCTCGCCCCGGCGGCGGTCTTGGCCCTCCTCGAAGCCGCCAGGCTCTCAGGAAGCGGGGAGGATTCGTTGCTGGGGCGCATGGTTTCTCCCATCTCCAAGGAGGGGGAGGGGAAAGGGTTCTCCGGCCTTTCGACGTACTTCTGGGGCGCGGCCTTGGCTTCCCTCGCACCCGGCGGGATCGGGCCCGCCGTCACCGTCATGGCCAACCTCGGTGATCCCTGGGCTTCCATGGCCGGTTCGGCCTGGGGCGGGAAAAGATCTCCCCACGGCAAGACCTGGGCCGGCAGCACTGCCTGCCTGGTGGTGACCTCCTGGGCGGGCT
Proteins encoded:
- a CDS encoding universal stress protein; this translates as MPKKILDCIDMTRMADHLVEYGHSLAHRLDAEVAFINVLPSSLIWKGYGTWVNPDWAKEAEESARKKIRYLIKVAEEKRPDLPKHEHEIIVAQGNSAEVIIETAKKHDFNLVVIGFKSISGIPQLMVGSTTTNVARHAHCSVLIYRPGFDPFEDEPR
- a CDS encoding nitroreductase; the encoded protein is MAFLELVRKRRSVRSYRSDPVPREVIDRCLEAARLAPSACNSQPWSFLVIDAPPIRREFVEAAYTGLHSINSFAREAPVHIAVIREKAKTAARWGGFVKGVDFTLIDIGMACEHLLLQAAEEGVGSCIMGWFDQRSVKKVLGLPGRARVDLLICLGYPKENGPAPKQRKTLEEIRRYA